Proteins encoded together in one Scheffersomyces stipitis CBS 6054 chromosome 5, complete sequence window:
- a CDS encoding predicted protein, with translation MSTVIASHVPSSISTDKLQKFFSFCGDIKSINLLEKIEKFSTYEVNFESPKAIDTALLLNEAELEGVQIKIEAGSGSSSSTKSEDAEKPPSYSAVPSKVAPLEKGEPPSGDNKIQTDVTKTGDSHYDDINQVEKPKYAIMAQLLASGYTLSDNIISRAIEVDNQKGYTSKFKSFLSDLDSKYIQSSNPESDFNKNVAVAQSKLADLQSQLYKSKYTSKFSHYFDKAASHPYGVKVHDFYKGVAQNVQDVHTEAKRLNALQKEQQAAAAASTPTSAADATSAAAAAEDAPVLPPRKE, from the coding sequence ATGTCTACTGTCATTGCTTCTCACGTGCCCAGTTCCATCTCCACGGACAAGTTGCAAAAGTTCTTCTCGTTCTGTGGAGACATCAAGTCTATCAATCTTCTCGAGAAGATCGAAAAGTTCCTGACTTACGAGGTCAACTTTGAATCTCCCAAGGCAATTGACACCGCTTTACTTTTGAACGAGGCAGAATTGGAAGGAGTTCAGATCAAAATCGAGGCTGGCTCTGgaagctcttcttctactaaGAGCGAAGACGCTGAGAAGCCACCCAGCTACTCGGCTGTTCCATCTAAGGTTGCTCCACTTGAAAAAGGTGAACCACCTTCTGGCGACAACAAAATACAGACTGATGTCACCAAGACTGGGGATAGTCACTATGACGATATCAACCAGGTAGAAAAGCCTAAGTATGCCATCATGGCTCAGTTATTGGCCAGCGGCTACACTTTAAGCGACAATATTATTCTGAGAGCCATTGAGGTCGACAACCAGAAGGGTTATacttccaagttcaagagcttcttgAGCGATTTGGACCTGAAATACATCCAATCGAGTAACCCAGAGTctgatttcaacaagaatgtcGCAGTTGCCCAATCGAAGTTGGCTGATTTACAAAGTCAGCTCTACAAGTCGAAGTACACTTCCAAATTCAGTCACTACTTTGATAAGGCTGCCAGCCATCCTTACGGAGTCAAGGTGCATGATTTCTACAAGGGAGTCGCCCAAAATGTCCAGGATGTCCACACTGAAGCCAAAAGATTGAATGCCTTGCAGAAGGAACAAcaggctgctgctgctgcttctaCCCCTACTAGTGCCGCTGATGCCACTAGTGCTGCCGCTGCTGCAGAAGATGCTCCCGTTCTTCCTCCAAGAAAAGAGTGA
- a CDS encoding predicted protein, whose amino-acid sequence MLFAALFLVLQTAMAMVIRGVDTEVRAVWLNVTHPYLKQRFPSVVTTVGYTFDNYDELVALADHAAVSSEKELWGDFLGDYVSFKYGGYLTTSFDYKREDVKSYVIDLMEGDVSYFPGNRLDEVLETTTIENYKILYHSINRYGKWTGQIWRSVSRAIFGAY is encoded by the coding sequence ATGTTGTTTGCAGCCTTGTTTCTCGTGCTCCAGACGGCCATGGCCATGGTTATACGTGGAGTGGACACTGAGGTCAGAGCCGTTTGGTTGAATGTGACTCATCCCTATCTCAAACAGAGGTTTCCTTCTGTAGTGACTACGGTAGGATATACTTTTGATAACTACGACGAGCTAGTGGCTCTAGCAGACCATGCTGCGGTTTCGAGCGAGAAGGAGCTCTGGGGCGACTTCTTGGGCGACTACGTCAGCTTCAAATACGGTGGCTACCTCACGACTTCATTCGACTACAAGCGTGAAGACGTCAAGCTGTATGTCATAGACCTTATGGAGGGCGATGTCTCGTACTTTCCGGGGAACCGGCTAGACGAAGTGTTGGAGACTACAACGATCGAAAACTATAAGATCTTGTACCACAGTATCAATCGCTACGGAAAATGGACCGGGCAGATCTGGAGACTGGTCTCTAGAGCCATTTTTGGCGCATACTAG
- the CAR1 gene encoding arginase (go_function catalytic activity): MTEIQYKFHPNKKATIITAPFSGGQPKGGVELGPEYILNAGFEKQAQALGWETAVVHPLANTDYESKKTDDKDSYGIKNTSIVSQCCEKIHTAVKSALDSDSLPITVGGDHSIGMATVSAALEHNPDACVLWIDAHADINTPKTTDSGNLHGCPISFVMGIDRESFPPEFSWVPENLKPNKIAYIGLRDVDEGEKAILKKYNIPAFSMYHVDKYGIGKVVDMALDAVNPDRKNPIHLSYDVDAIDPSFVPATGTRVEGGLSLREGLFIAEDVAQTGLLASIDIVETNPLLAETEEHVLDTVSAACAIGRCALGQTLL, encoded by the exons ATGACTGAAA TCCAATACAAGTTCCACCCTAACAAGAAGGCCACCATCATCACGGCTCCATTTTCCGGGGGCCAACCCAAGGGAGGAGTCGAGTTAGGCCCAGAATACATCTTGAACGCCGGATTTGAGAAACAAGCCCAAGCCCTCGGATGGGAGACTGCTGTGGTCCATCCCTTGGCAAACACCGACTACGAATCGAAGAAGACCGACGACAAGGACTCGTATGGAATCAAGAACACCAGCATTGTGTCGCAATGCTGCGAAAAGATTCACACTGCTGTGAAATCCGCTTTGGATTCCGACAGCTTGCCTATCACAGTCGGAGGAGACCATTCCATCGGTATGGCCACTGTCTCGGCTGCTCTTGAACACAACCCTGACGCATGTGTGCTTTGGATTGACGCCCATGCTGACATCAACACTCCAAAGACAACTGATTCCGGAAACTTGCACGGCTGTCCAATCTCATTTGTAATGGGTATCGACAGAGAGTCGTTTCCTCCCGAATTCAGCTGGGTTCCtgaaaacttgaagccTAACAAAATTGCTTACATTGGATTAAGAGACGTCGACGAAGGAGAAAAGgctatcttgaagaaatacaaCATCCCAGCATTCTCCATGTACCACGTCGACAAGTAcggaattggaaaagtagTAGACATGGCTCTTGATGCCGTCAACCCTGACAGAAAGAACCCAATTCACTTGTCGTACGACGTAGATGCCATCGACCCTTCGTTTGTTCCTGCCACAGGAACCAGAGTCGAAGGTGGGTTGTCGTTGAGAGAAGGTTTGTTCATTGCTGAAGATGTAGCCCAAACCGGTTTGTTGGCTTCTATCGATATCGTGGAGACTAACCCGTTATTGGCTGAGACTGAAGAACACGTCTTGGACACAGTGAGTGCAGCTTGTGCCATCGGTAGATGTGCCTTGGGTCAAACTCTTTTGTAG